TCGACCATAGTTTGACGAAAGAGATTGCGTTTGTTTATAACGAGGTCGAAGTACTGGATACGAGCTACGAGGAGGACGGTGTGTACCTAAAAATCAGGGGAGACAATGCTGTTGTGAACCGAGTTGAAAAGCTTGCACGGAGAAAGCGGACGGTGGCGAGGTAAGTTTTAACTATTATTTGTCTTAAATGGACAAGTTAACGGCATAGCTTGAATTACCGCTTTTAAACATAAAAAATCCCCCGACTGGTGACGATATTTGGAACGCCGTTTATTCACGGTGGGCACCTCCCGGATAGGGCAAACTTCCTTTACCCCGACACTTGTGTCGGGGAAGGCCTGTTTTTCCCACCCGGAGTACAGTTCCCTATTGTTATTAATTGAAGGTTCCAATATTGCCGAAACCAAGCGGGGGAATCTTTCAAAGATCGCACTTATAGTTTAGGTGAAATCTGGGACGAATGAAAGAGAAAGCGTCAGGCGGCTCGGATATTTCGTGGGGGTTCTGCCTTCGGTTCGGAATGACAAAACGAGTAGAGTACACGGAATTCCTGCCGTCGAAAGTTTGTCGTAAGGCTCATTTCAGCGCCGCCGTCATCTTTGCCACATCGCTTGTGGGGGCGTTGCACACATAATTCTGGCAGATATAAGCGGTGGCCTTGCCATCGATGGCGTACTGGGTTTCCGTAAATGGCGCAATTTCCGTTAGCAAGGATGGGGAAGAGGTTGTCGATTTGAACAGGATAACCTTGTTGGGTAGAAACATCTGCTGCACTTTCCTGAGCATCTGTCCGGTCTGCCGGCTTTCCGGATCTCCTACGATGACGATTTCGTGAGCGGGACCGAGACCAAAATCGATGGCCGAAAGGAGTTGAGAATAGCCCGAAGGCGACCGCTCCACCTGCGGCGAGAATACGCTCCCAATCATCGCCGCCTTCTCTTCATACACCGTGTTCCCGGTTATGCGGCCAGTACGAAGCAAAACCGAAGCCGCCACTGAATTCCCCGACGGGATCGCACCATCGTAGATCTCTTTTGTTCGCACGATCAGCGCCTCGCCGTCGTCCGCAGTGAAGAAGAATCCTCCATTCTCATCATCCCAGAAGAGGTCGATCATGGTATCTGTCAGTTTCGTGGCGTGTGACAGATACGTCAATTCAAAGGTCGCCTCATACAGTTCAAGCAGTCCCCAGAGGGTGAACGCGTAATCTTCTAGATGGGCGGGAAAGGAGGCGACGCCTTGCCGGTACCTCTTGATCAGACGGCCGTCTTCCGTCATCAGTCTGTCAAGAACAAAATCAGCAGCTTTCGTGGCCGCGGCTGCGTACGTTTCGTCACCAAGCACTTGAGCCCCTTTCGCTAGCGCCGCTATCATCAGTCCATTCCAATCGGTGAGGATCTTGTCATCTTTCAGAGGATGAACACGCTTTTCACGGACTTCAAAGAGGCGGCTCCGCATCTCTTCCATCTTGCGCAACATCTCGGACTCGGCAATGTCTTCTTTGTCAGCTAGTGTTGGCACGTCAAACTTCAGATGAGGAATGTTCCGGCCGTTGCTCTCTCCTGTTCCCTCCTCTCGGAAGTTGCCGCTCTTTCTGATGTTGAACATTCTGTTGAAAAGTCTTCCGTCATTCTCTCCAAGGATATCCGTTATCTCTTGCGCCGTCCACAGATAGAACTTGCCTTCCTCGCCCTCACTGTCGGCGTCTTCGGCCGAGTAGAACCCCCCCTCGGGTGAGACCATATCCCTCAGCACGTAAGCGAAGATTTCCCTGGCGGTGCGGGCGTATTCTTCCTTGTCCGTCGCCTGATATGCCTCCAGATAGGCGATGCTGCTGACGGCCTGATCGTACAGCATCTTCTCGAAATGGGGAACAAGCCAGTCGGGATCGGTAGAATAGCGGTGGTAGCCCAGTCCTACATGATCCCAGATTCCCCCTTTTCTCATCTCCTGAAGTGTCTTCTCAACGATCTGCAGGGCGTTGCCTTCGCCCGTCCGCTTCCAGTAGCGCAGTAGAAAGGAGAGGTTGTGTGCCGTTGGGAATTTCATTCTGCCCTCGAGTCCGCCCCTTTCATTGTCAAATCGGTCAACGTATTCCTGGTAGGCCTTCTTGAGTGTCTGTTCGTTCAGTGCTTCTGTCCCGACGGGAGACGAGGCGGACTGAAGATGATTGACGATCTTATCGGCGGAGGTGAGGAGTTTTCCGCGATCGTTGCGCCACATGTTTCCGATGCGCGGCACAAGGTCTAACATTCCCATTCTGTCGAAGCGACCCTCCTTGGGAAAGTAGGTGCCGGCAAAAAACGGCTTCTTGTCCGGCGTCATGACGATGGTGAGAGGCCACCCGCCACCGCCCGTCAACATTTGACATACCGTCATGTAGATGTTATCTATGTCGGGACGTTCTTCCCTGTCCACTTTGACACTGATGAAATACTCATTCATGAGATCCGCCACCGACGTATCCTCGAACGATTCGTGCTCCATGACGTGGCACCAGTGGCAGGTGGAGTAACCGATGGAGAGGAAAATGGGCTTGTCCTGTTCTGCCGCCGCTGCAAAAGCGTCCTCGCCCCACGGATACCAATCCACGGGATTGTCCGCGTGCTGAAGGAGGTAGGGACTCTTTTCGTCGGCCAACCGGTTCAATGCCTTTTTCCCTTCGATGGATTGACAGCCCGTTGAAAGCAGCGCCAGGACGATCACGCCCCGAGCTATGGTTTTGTCCAGCATGCCTGATAAAAGTTTAGCGCGAGTCTATTGTGAAAACAAGGAGAGACATTGAAAAACCATAGAGTCTGCTGTAACTTCCGTCTTTTCTAATCGTCCAGGAATCTTCAATGAACATTTCAACTACTCCATCAACTTCTCCGTGGAATCCGCGACTCCTGAGCGACAGATGATCTACCTGAACGTTATACTCGTCTATCTATTCATCCTGATGGGTGTCGGCATCTACAAATCGCGCAAGATTCACACTCAGACCGACTTCGCCGTGGCGGGGAGGAAGCTGACACCTTGGATTCTCGTGGGGACGATGCTGGCTACCTGGATCGGTACAGGATCGATCCTGGGGAACGCCGGCAAGACCTACGAAACTGGGATGGCGGCCCTGATCCTGCCCATCGGTGGGACGCTCGGCATCCTCATTCTGACTCGCATCGCTGGGAAAGTGAGGGCCTTTGAGAAGTTCACTGTGCCGGAGATCATAGGTGAGCGGTATGGTCCGGGCGCCCGGATGCTGAGCGTTATTGCTCTAGTTCTGGCGTACATGGTCATTGTCAGCTATCAGTACAATGCCGGCGGTGCGGTGCTGACCATCATCCTGACCGATGCGAATGGTAATGCTCTCATCTCGTCCGAGATGGCCACGATTCTTGCAGCTGCCTTTATCATAATCTACACATTGCTGGCTGGACTGGTGAGCGTCGCCTACACCGATGTGGGCAACGGCATTATCATGACTGTTTCTCTCGTAATCGCATTCCCCATTCTCTGGATTAAGGCGGGGGGCTTCGGCGGCATGGAGGCAGCCTTTACTGGAATGGGAAAGGGCGACCACATGCAGTTCTGGGGTGTCTACTCCGGAATGGATATTATCAACTTCTGCTTGCCCCCGTTTCTCCTCGTACTTGGCGACGCCAATATGTATCAGCGCTTTTCGGCCAGTAAGAGTGCGAGGGGAGCCACTTCGGCGACCATCGTGTTGGTACTGGCA
This is a stretch of genomic DNA from Candidatus Neomarinimicrobiota bacterium. It encodes these proteins:
- a CDS encoding thioredoxin domain-containing protein — encoded protein: MLDKTIARGVIVLALLSTGCQSIEGKKALNRLADEKSPYLLQHADNPVDWYPWGEDAFAAAAEQDKPIFLSIGYSTCHWCHVMEHESFEDTSVADLMNEYFISVKVDREERPDIDNIYMTVCQMLTGGGGWPLTIVMTPDKKPFFAGTYFPKEGRFDRMGMLDLVPRIGNMWRNDRGKLLTSADKIVNHLQSASSPVGTEALNEQTLKKAYQEYVDRFDNERGGLEGRMKFPTAHNLSFLLRYWKRTGEGNALQIVEKTLQEMRKGGIWDHVGLGYHRYSTDPDWLVPHFEKMLYDQAVSSIAYLEAYQATDKEEYARTAREIFAYVLRDMVSPEGGFYSAEDADSEGEEGKFYLWTAQEITDILGENDGRLFNRMFNIRKSGNFREEGTGESNGRNIPHLKFDVPTLADKEDIAESEMLRKMEEMRSRLFEVREKRVHPLKDDKILTDWNGLMIAALAKGAQVLGDETYAAAATKAADFVLDRLMTEDGRLIKRYRQGVASFPAHLEDYAFTLWGLLELYEATFELTYLSHATKLTDTMIDLFWDDENGGFFFTADDGEALIVRTKEIYDGAIPSGNSVAASVLLRTGRITGNTVYEEKAAMIGSVFSPQVERSPSGYSQLLSAIDFGLGPAHEIVIVGDPESRQTGQMLRKVQQMFLPNKVILFKSTTSSPSLLTEIAPFTETQYAIDGKATAYICQNYVCNAPTSDVAKMTAALK
- a CDS encoding sodium:solute symporter family protein, with the translated sequence MIYLNVILVYLFILMGVGIYKSRKIHTQTDFAVAGRKLTPWILVGTMLATWIGTGSILGNAGKTYETGMAALILPIGGTLGILILTRIAGKVRAFEKFTVPEIIGERYGPGARMLSVIALVLAYMVIVSYQYNAGGAVLTIILTDANGNALISSEMATILAAAFIIIYTLLAGLVSVAYTDVGNGIIMTVSLVIAFPILWIKAGGFGGMEAAFTGMGKGDHMQFWGVYSGMDIINFCLPPFLLVLGDANMYQRFSASKSARGATSATIVLVLAVLIIELLIIASAWVSSSMITDAANGRHVLIYASRQFLPTFLGAIMMTTIVGIIISTADSYLLVPATTLIRDVYLNYINPSASEKKIVFLSRLVVLILGLVAYAVSKGFAESTGFFEKALYAYTIYGAAITPALVAAFFWKGATKEGAVASILSGTIVTLLWKEAPFVHTLIPASLYGNLDEVLPAISVSVFALIVVSLLTGRAKGGPDIVAQ